From a region of the Agrobacterium larrymoorei genome:
- a CDS encoding DNA topoisomerase IB, with amino-acid sequence MNQHPAQLLRKIGLTYVSDQEPGIARERRGKGFSYRLPDGTLLADTIEIKRIKTLAIPPAYQKVWICINAAGHLQATGFDARGRKQYRYHQDWHAYRGETKFFQLKTFGEALPAIRRRAISDIEKQVNSQNRTLAALVLLLDAAYLRVGNKTYLESNGTYGATTLLKRHVSLGESIELRFVAKGGQKVRRSLRHPRLQKILEEIADLPGKQLFVWQDENHMVHPIDSSALNSYLSETAGEGISAKTFRTWGGTLAAFSHAVERFTKDSTPTIKSMCEAAAEELSNTPAICRKSYVHPSVLDLATEPASIKRLEKVLEAPLKTTSGLRADERRLIAYLP; translated from the coding sequence GCAAGGGGTTCAGTTATCGCTTGCCGGATGGCACGCTGCTTGCGGACACGATTGAAATCAAGCGCATCAAGACACTCGCCATTCCCCCCGCCTATCAAAAGGTATGGATCTGCATCAATGCGGCTGGCCATTTGCAGGCCACAGGTTTCGATGCGCGGGGGCGAAAGCAATATCGGTATCATCAGGATTGGCACGCCTATCGCGGCGAGACGAAGTTCTTTCAGTTGAAGACGTTTGGGGAGGCTCTGCCTGCCATTCGCCGCCGTGCGATTTCCGATATCGAGAAACAGGTCAACAGCCAGAACCGGACGCTTGCGGCGCTGGTTCTTCTGCTCGATGCGGCTTATTTACGTGTTGGAAACAAGACCTATCTCGAGAGCAATGGCACCTATGGCGCAACGACACTGCTCAAGCGCCATGTTTCCTTGGGTGAATCCATAGAGCTTCGCTTCGTTGCCAAGGGCGGGCAGAAGGTGCGCAGAAGCCTGCGGCATCCGCGGTTGCAGAAGATACTGGAGGAGATCGCGGATCTTCCCGGAAAGCAGCTTTTCGTCTGGCAGGATGAGAACCACATGGTTCATCCCATCGATTCCAGCGCGCTGAACAGCTATCTCTCGGAAACTGCAGGCGAAGGGATTTCCGCAAAGACATTCCGAACCTGGGGCGGGACGCTGGCAGCCTTCAGCCATGCGGTGGAGCGTTTCACCAAGGACAGCACACCGACGATCAAAAGCATGTGCGAGGCGGCGGCGGAAGAACTGTCAAACACTCCAGCCATCTGCCGCAAGAGCTATGTGCATCCTTCCGTTCTCGATCTCGCCACAGAACCTGCTTCGATAAAGCGTCTTGAAAAGGTGCTCGAAGCACCGCTGAAGACGACATCGGGATTGCGTGCGGACGAGCGCAGGCTAATTGCCTATCTGCCTTGA
- a CDS encoding phosphoethanolamine transferase: MALLATNFDRGFIRRPEIGSVTLSIITALYLLFFTNHTFWSKVHTHLAAYPVAIFALYIAMIALFSALLIILSAKYVMKPIFMALIAISALCSWFMDRFGAVIDSDMVRNAFETTTGEANNLITFAFIMHLVIYALGPILLLAFVRIQHRGILGKLFWNTVSVLACLVVVGGIGAVNSKTFTTAIRQHRDIIKSLNPITPISSTIHYLRMADKEAQLTVTPTGLDAKVMPALAGVTKPRITVIVTGETARAANFSLNGYGRETNPELKKRDIIYFPSTVSCGTSTAISVPCMFSRFTRSEYTHSKALANENLMDVLTHAGVDAKWLDNDTGSKGVADRIPYFDLNATHDAAFCPTGECSDDIFLDRLDNWLDQVNKDSVIVIHQLGSHGPSYFLRYGDQFRKFTPDCRTSELGNCKDSEIVNSYDNTILYTDHFLSTIIDKLKARSGKLATGMIYASDHGESLGENGLYLHGAPYLLAPAEQTHVPFLVWVDDDFSKSMGLDKSCMVNEAKAGGRSHDNFFHSILGMMNISTSVYDPSLDVFSACTQKRTS, translated from the coding sequence TTGGCGCTTCTAGCAACAAATTTCGACCGCGGTTTCATCCGGCGCCCGGAAATCGGCAGCGTGACACTCAGCATCATCACCGCGCTTTATCTGCTGTTTTTCACGAATCATACGTTCTGGTCGAAAGTCCACACGCATCTGGCAGCCTATCCGGTAGCCATTTTCGCGCTTTACATCGCCATGATCGCGCTGTTTTCGGCACTGCTGATCATCCTCTCCGCAAAATATGTGATGAAGCCGATTTTCATGGCGCTTATCGCGATTTCCGCCCTGTGCTCATGGTTCATGGATCGCTTCGGCGCCGTTATCGACAGCGACATGGTTCGCAATGCCTTCGAAACGACGACCGGCGAGGCGAACAACCTCATCACTTTTGCATTCATCATGCATCTCGTGATCTATGCGCTGGGCCCGATCTTGCTGCTGGCCTTCGTCCGCATCCAGCATCGGGGCATCCTCGGAAAGCTGTTCTGGAATACGGTCAGCGTTCTGGCCTGCCTCGTCGTCGTGGGTGGCATCGGCGCGGTCAATTCCAAGACCTTCACGACGGCGATCCGTCAGCACCGCGATATCATCAAAAGCCTCAATCCGATCACTCCCATATCCTCGACCATTCACTACCTACGCATGGCGGATAAGGAAGCGCAGTTGACCGTGACCCCTACAGGCCTCGATGCGAAGGTGATGCCAGCACTGGCAGGTGTTACCAAGCCGAGAATCACAGTCATCGTGACCGGCGAAACGGCGCGCGCAGCCAACTTCTCCCTGAACGGCTACGGGCGCGAGACGAATCCTGAACTGAAAAAACGGGACATCATCTATTTCCCCAGTACGGTAAGCTGCGGCACCTCCACAGCCATCTCCGTCCCCTGCATGTTCTCCCGCTTCACGCGCTCGGAATATACCCACAGCAAGGCTCTCGCCAATGAGAACCTCATGGACGTGCTGACCCATGCGGGTGTGGACGCCAAGTGGCTGGACAATGATACGGGCAGCAAGGGTGTCGCGGACAGAATTCCATATTTCGATCTCAACGCCACCCATGACGCGGCATTCTGCCCGACCGGCGAATGCAGCGACGACATATTCCTCGACCGGTTGGACAACTGGCTGGATCAGGTCAACAAGGACAGCGTGATCGTCATTCACCAGCTTGGCAGCCACGGCCCGTCCTATTTCCTGCGCTATGGCGACCAGTTCAGAAAGTTCACGCCGGATTGCCGCACCTCGGAGCTTGGAAACTGCAAGGACTCGGAAATCGTCAATTCCTACGACAATACGATCCTCTATACGGACCACTTCCTCTCTACCATCATCGACAAGCTGAAGGCGCGGTCCGGCAAGCTTGCGACCGGCATGATCTATGCATCCGACCACGGCGAATCCCTAGGCGAAAACGGTCTCTACCTGCACGGCGCGCCATACCTTCTGGCACCTGCGGAGCAGACCCACGTTCCCTTCCTCGTTTGGGTGGATGATGATTTCTCCAAGTCCATGGGTCTTGATAAATCCTGCATGGTCAATGAGGCCAAGGCCGGAGGCCGCTCGCATGACAATTTCTTCCACAGCATCCTCGGCATGATGAACATCTCGACATCGGTCTACGATCCGTCTCTCGATGTATTCAGTGCATGCACGCAGAAGCGCACCTCCTGA
- a CDS encoding sensor histidine kinase gives MTRKMVIALVSVLSVSWLVASGLGVMVMQDEFAEIFDSGVQETAERLLPLIAADFREQSPEAQRRLTQPSTGEEYLTYQVRDREGEVVLRSHDGAIEPFDVPLTPGFADTDTQRIYTVVTPEGDLYLQVADAFANRREAIVEAANALILPVLVLIPASIIAVILVIRRTLTPIQELRDDIGRKDGGNLAPVGTEQLPTELHPIARSVNLLLERLRSALESERSFASNSAHELRTPIAGALAQAQRLKADIPAEFASRVDQIELSLSNLAQLSEKLLQMSRAEAGIGIAETTIDLVPVIELVVEDMSRTEIGAGRIHLHLPIDGTLKGMINPDAFGIALRNLLENALVHSPEDSEVDIHVEANKGIRVVNGGTPVEQSLLPRLTTRFTRGPTQASGSGLGLAIVKNLVERMNGTLTLSSPAPGRSDGFEARIDLPK, from the coding sequence ATGACGCGCAAGATGGTGATTGCGCTGGTCAGTGTTCTATCCGTGTCCTGGCTGGTCGCTTCCGGCCTCGGCGTCATGGTCATGCAGGATGAATTCGCCGAAATCTTCGATAGCGGCGTGCAGGAAACCGCCGAACGCCTGCTACCGCTCATTGCCGCAGATTTTCGCGAGCAGAGCCCGGAGGCACAACGCCGCCTCACCCAACCCTCTACCGGCGAGGAATACCTGACCTATCAGGTGCGCGACCGGGAAGGCGAAGTGGTCCTGCGCTCGCATGATGGCGCCATCGAACCATTCGACGTGCCTTTGACGCCCGGCTTCGCCGATACGGATACGCAACGCATCTACACCGTCGTAACGCCTGAGGGCGATCTCTACCTTCAGGTCGCGGATGCCTTTGCCAACCGTCGCGAGGCGATTGTCGAGGCGGCGAATGCGCTCATTCTTCCCGTGCTCGTGCTTATACCAGCCAGCATCATCGCGGTCATTCTGGTCATTCGGCGAACGCTGACGCCTATTCAGGAATTGCGAGACGACATCGGGCGCAAGGATGGCGGCAATCTCGCGCCTGTCGGCACCGAGCAGTTACCGACGGAACTGCATCCCATTGCCCGCTCCGTCAATCTTCTGCTCGAACGATTGCGGTCCGCGCTGGAGTCCGAACGATCCTTTGCCTCCAACAGCGCGCATGAATTGCGCACACCGATTGCCGGAGCGCTTGCGCAGGCGCAGCGTCTGAAAGCGGATATTCCCGCCGAATTTGCGTCCCGGGTCGATCAGATCGAACTATCGCTTTCCAACCTTGCGCAGCTTTCAGAGAAACTGCTGCAAATGTCCCGCGCGGAAGCGGGCATCGGCATAGCGGAAACCACGATCGATCTCGTGCCAGTAATTGAACTCGTCGTGGAAGATATGAGCCGAACCGAGATCGGAGCGGGGCGAATCCATCTTCACCTGCCCATCGATGGCACATTGAAGGGCATGATCAACCCGGATGCCTTCGGCATCGCTCTGCGAAATCTGCTGGAAAACGCGCTCGTTCACAGCCCGGAAGACAGTGAAGTCGATATCCATGTGGAGGCGAATAAGGGAATTCGCGTGGTGAACGGCGGAACGCCGGTCGAGCAGAGCCTGCTGCCACGCCTGACGACCCGCTTCACGCGGGGACCGACCCAAGCATCCGGTTCGGGCCTGGGTCTCGCCATCGTCAAAAATCTGGTGGAAAGGATGAACGGGACGCTCACCCTTTCCTCACCTGCACCGGGCCGAAGCGACGGTTTCGAAGCGCGCATCGACCTGCCGAAATGA
- a CDS encoding response regulator transcription factor, which translates to MRVLLVEDDQVLGEALRDHVAAARHAVDWFQTLNDAMAATETVSYGLILLDLRLPDGEGLTLLRALRGLNDPTPVIILTAHDQVSDRIEGLNAGADDYLVKPFNLGELTARMLAVSRRYEGRSMPVVKLPGIEINQVARNIVVDGKSLTLSAREWAVLEKLVERPGAIVSKAQLHETLYEFGAEIESNTVEVYISRLRKKIGSDRVETVRGLGYTIR; encoded by the coding sequence TTGCGGGTTCTGCTTGTTGAAGATGATCAGGTGCTGGGAGAAGCGCTGCGGGACCACGTAGCCGCGGCCCGGCATGCGGTGGACTGGTTCCAGACGCTGAACGACGCCATGGCCGCGACGGAAACCGTGAGCTACGGGCTGATCTTGCTGGATCTGCGCCTGCCAGATGGTGAGGGCCTGACCCTGCTGCGCGCGCTGCGCGGCCTGAACGATCCCACGCCCGTCATCATTCTGACGGCCCATGATCAGGTCTCCGACAGAATTGAAGGATTGAATGCCGGTGCGGACGATTATCTCGTCAAGCCGTTCAACCTCGGCGAACTGACTGCAAGAATGCTTGCCGTTTCCCGTCGCTATGAGGGGCGCTCTATGCCTGTCGTGAAGCTGCCGGGCATCGAGATCAATCAGGTGGCGCGAAACATCGTCGTTGACGGCAAGTCGCTCACATTGAGCGCGCGGGAATGGGCCGTGCTGGAAAAGCTGGTCGAGCGCCCCGGCGCAATCGTCTCGAAGGCGCAGCTTCACGAAACGCTTTATGAATTCGGGGCGGAGATAGAGAGCAACACGGTTGAGGTCTATATCAGCCGCTTGCGTAAGAAGATCGGATCGGACCGCGTCGAAACCGTGCGAGGACTTGGCTATACGATACGTTGA